Proteins from a single region of Undibacterium sp. KW1:
- a CDS encoding ATPase produces MTPRFRILSASALLCLTSPALAEVINISSNGFQIRHEVLLNIPSEEAYELLVNVSGWWNPSHTYTLNPKNLSIDARPGGCFCEKYPHGGGVQHMSVVHAAPGKALRMTGALGPMQAHGLAGSMSWDFIPQKPAEAGQPLSKLVLSYSVGGYMAGGFEKMAPMVNAMLGEQIARYKNFANTGKVD; encoded by the coding sequence ATGACCCCTCGCTTTCGCATCCTCTCCGCCTCTGCCCTGCTCTGCCTGACTAGCCCTGCGCTGGCAGAAGTTATCAATATAAGTAGTAATGGTTTCCAGATACGTCATGAAGTGCTGTTGAATATACCATCTGAAGAAGCCTACGAATTGCTGGTGAATGTCAGCGGCTGGTGGAATCCTTCGCATACTTATACCCTCAATCCCAAAAACCTGAGCATAGACGCCAGGCCTGGTGGCTGCTTTTGTGAGAAATACCCGCATGGTGGCGGAGTACAACACATGAGCGTGGTACATGCAGCACCTGGCAAAGCCTTGCGCATGACAGGCGCACTCGGCCCCATGCAGGCACACGGTCTGGCTGGCAGCATGAGCTGGGATTTCATCCCGCAAAAACCGGCTGAAGCGGGCCAGCCACTGAGCAAGCTGGTACTGAGTTATAGCGTGGGCGGCTATATGGCAGGTGGTTTTGAAAAAATGGCACCGATGGTGAATGCCATGCTGGGTGAACAGATTGCCCGCTACAAAAATTTTGCCAATACCGGCAAGGTGGATTAG
- a CDS encoding 4-hydroxyproline epimerase, which yields MKKISVIDSHTGGEPTRIIVDGGPDLGAGDLATRLQVFRDQFDHYRSATVCEPRGSDVIVGALACAPHDPSCTAGVIFFNNVGYLGMCGHGMIGFIVTLAYQGKIKAGKHRIDTPVGIVEAELHADNTVTVHNVPAYRYRHAVKIDVDGHGQISGDIAWGGNWFFLINQHGQDLRLSNVEQLTDFSWRVRQALENQGITGENGALIDHVELFGPPLSTDNHSQNFVLCPGKAYDRSPCGTGTSAKLACLAADEKLKEGQVWRQESILGSVFEASYRHAADGKVLPSLRGSAFVNAEAQLLLDERDPFVWGIRQ from the coding sequence ATGAAAAAAATCTCAGTCATTGATTCGCATACTGGTGGCGAACCTACCCGGATTATTGTTGATGGCGGCCCGGATCTGGGCGCAGGTGACCTGGCTACCCGCCTGCAAGTATTTCGTGATCAATTTGATCACTACCGTTCTGCCACCGTCTGTGAACCGCGTGGCTCTGATGTCATCGTCGGCGCGCTGGCTTGTGCACCGCATGACCCATCCTGCACGGCGGGGGTGATATTTTTCAATAATGTCGGATATCTGGGTATGTGCGGCCACGGCATGATAGGCTTTATCGTCACCCTCGCCTATCAGGGCAAGATCAAGGCAGGCAAGCATAGGATAGATACACCGGTCGGCATCGTCGAGGCAGAGCTGCATGCCGACAACACCGTGACCGTGCACAATGTGCCCGCATACCGCTACCGCCATGCAGTAAAGATCGATGTGGACGGACATGGGCAGATCAGCGGCGACATTGCATGGGGCGGCAACTGGTTCTTTTTGATCAACCAGCACGGGCAAGACCTGCGTCTGTCAAATGTAGAACAACTGACAGACTTTAGCTGGCGCGTCAGACAGGCACTGGAAAACCAGGGCATTACCGGTGAAAACGGTGCACTGATCGATCATGTCGAGTTATTTGGCCCGCCACTTTCAACAGACAACCATAGCCAGAACTTTGTGCTCTGCCCCGGCAAAGCTTATGACAGATCACCCTGCGGCACTGGCACCAGCGCCAAACTGGCCTGTCTGGCAGCGGATGAAAAACTCAAGGAAGGCCAGGTCTGGCGACAAGAAAGCATACTGGGCAGCGTGTTTGAAGCCAGCTATCGCCATGCGGCAGATGGCAAGGTCTTGCCAAGCTTGCGTGGCAGCGCTTTTGTGAATGCAGAAGCACAGTTATTGCTGGATGAACGCGACCCCTTTGTCTGGGGCATACGTCAATAA
- a CDS encoding AraC family transcriptional regulator, which produces MTLPASPFPAQQKRQQMASQMANVFFAESLFDAMPDIVFFVKDDEGRYLVVNHTLVRRCGVWDKDALIGKKAEEVFPSSLATSYATQDALVLSGKKEIHDQLELHLYPNRSPGWCLTQKIPLRDARHNIIGMTGISRDLAMPDQRHPVYAKIAAAVKHLHQNYTQTIAMADLVKLTGLSVAQLERNFHKIFSLTPRQMMVKIRLDAASCLLAESQLSITDIAVACGYQDHSAFSRIFKATVGMTPSEYRDVVVRS; this is translated from the coding sequence TTGACGCTGCCAGCATCCCCTTTTCCAGCACAGCAAAAACGTCAGCAGATGGCCAGCCAGATGGCGAATGTGTTTTTTGCTGAAAGCCTGTTCGATGCCATGCCTGACATCGTGTTTTTTGTGAAGGACGATGAGGGGCGTTATCTGGTGGTCAATCACACCCTGGTCAGGCGTTGTGGTGTCTGGGACAAGGATGCGTTGATAGGCAAGAAGGCAGAGGAAGTGTTCCCATCTTCACTGGCAACCAGCTATGCCACACAGGACGCGCTGGTGCTGAGTGGCAAAAAAGAAATTCATGACCAGCTGGAGCTGCACCTGTACCCGAACCGCTCGCCGGGCTGGTGCCTGACACAAAAAATTCCCTTGCGCGATGCCCGCCATAACATCATAGGCATGACAGGCATTTCACGCGACCTTGCCATGCCTGACCAGCGTCATCCCGTGTATGCCAAAATTGCTGCTGCGGTAAAACATCTGCATCAAAACTATACCCAAACCATTGCCATGGCAGACCTGGTCAAGCTGACTGGTCTGTCGGTGGCGCAACTGGAGCGCAATTTCCACAAGATATTTTCCCTTACCCCGAGGCAGATGATGGTCAAGATACGCCTCGATGCCGCCTCATGCTTGCTGGCCGAATCACAATTGAGCATTACCGATATTGCTGTTGCCTGCGGTTACCAGGACCACAGCGCGTTTTCGCGTATCTTTAAGGCAACAGTAGGTATGACGCCGAGTGAATACCGCGATGTTGTAGTGCGTAGCTAA
- a CDS encoding TonB family protein — translation MNLYPDHTENAMPKEIKQRLTGGLLISLAIHIFILCLQFGLPGLGMPGVEAPWNKRRAESPQITVQIANSTPANNDKPVAASAAAESSAPVAPMTPVTPVTPKSDPAPASTTAAVSVKESGATAKNESKAATSGIRLVAPQKAAPAPAPVQTKVASKPRAPQKTKANTAPPQAQQRKVMAPDVARVITQDIAREESFAMAVPNPDDLPKKADAEPDPKKQYDNVAQEGVEQETPQEKAAKEQAREQKRKKREEQMRKQAEELAQQSDANGKADIQQLSKQFDEENRKLADEASRKAAAALALQKQLEAEEQNRRAQREAAQAEEVKLAEQKRQDDNKRQEEERQQKSQQLAQAQKEQQQAKEQQQLKEKEQQVALEAEKRKQEEQRQQAAVRQKHQEEQVARQKQDEQLAKQKAEELAAKQKADEQRAQAQAQAQAQAQAQAQAQAQAQAQAQAQAQAQAQAQAQAQAQAQAQAQAQAQAQAQAQAQAQAAAAAKAAAQVAANNQSANTGINPGPNTGQQNNGSATTPGNGSNQGNKSDPFSLPKNITGGDLANRARDQARGLDVLRGTPPLPRNDAEEKPRRRSLFGSQDKDVPLRLYIDSWKQKIERNGNLNYSQISKDRARGDPVVVVSIRSDGSVEEITILRSSGRADIDEAVRRIVRVNAKYAAFPPNIAAQYDVIEIRRIWNFDDNLRLIEELR, via the coding sequence ATGAATCTGTATCCAGACCACACTGAAAATGCCATGCCCAAAGAGATCAAGCAGCGCCTGACTGGCGGTTTGCTCATTTCTCTCGCCATACATATATTTATTTTGTGTTTACAGTTTGGCTTGCCTGGCCTGGGTATGCCCGGCGTGGAAGCGCCGTGGAACAAACGCAGGGCTGAGTCACCACAAATCACGGTACAGATTGCCAATTCAACACCAGCTAATAATGACAAGCCTGTCGCTGCCAGCGCTGCGGCTGAATCATCGGCACCAGTAGCGCCGATGACACCAGTAACACCTGTCACCCCCAAGTCTGATCCTGCACCCGCATCCACTACCGCCGCAGTCAGCGTGAAAGAAAGTGGCGCAACTGCAAAAAACGAGAGCAAGGCTGCCACTTCTGGGATACGCCTGGTTGCACCACAAAAGGCGGCACCTGCTCCCGCACCGGTACAGACCAAAGTTGCCAGCAAGCCGCGCGCTCCTCAAAAAACCAAAGCCAACACGGCTCCACCCCAGGCCCAGCAGCGCAAAGTCATGGCACCAGATGTGGCCCGTGTGATCACCCAGGATATAGCCCGTGAAGAAAGCTTCGCCATGGCTGTCCCTAATCCCGATGACCTGCCCAAAAAAGCAGATGCAGAACCCGATCCTAAAAAGCAATATGACAACGTAGCGCAAGAAGGCGTGGAGCAGGAAACACCGCAAGAAAAAGCTGCCAAAGAACAGGCAAGAGAACAAAAACGCAAAAAGCGTGAAGAACAGATGCGCAAGCAGGCCGAGGAACTGGCGCAGCAAAGCGATGCCAATGGCAAGGCAGACATCCAGCAATTGAGCAAACAATTCGACGAAGAAAACCGCAAACTCGCTGATGAAGCCAGCCGCAAGGCGGCAGCCGCACTGGCCCTGCAAAAACAACTGGAAGCAGAAGAACAAAACCGCCGCGCCCAACGCGAAGCAGCCCAGGCTGAAGAAGTCAAACTGGCAGAGCAAAAACGCCAGGACGACAATAAGCGCCAGGAAGAAGAAAGACAGCAAAAATCCCAGCAACTGGCCCAGGCACAGAAAGAACAGCAGCAAGCCAAAGAGCAACAACAGTTGAAAGAAAAAGAACAGCAAGTCGCGTTGGAAGCGGAAAAACGCAAGCAGGAAGAACAGCGTCAGCAAGCTGCGGTACGTCAAAAACACCAAGAAGAGCAAGTCGCCAGACAAAAACAGGATGAACAATTAGCGAAACAAAAAGCCGAAGAGCTGGCTGCAAAACAAAAAGCAGACGAGCAGCGTGCCCAGGCCCAGGCCCAGGCCCAAGCACAAGCACAAGCACAAGCACAAGCACAAGCACAAGCACAAGCACAAGCACAAGCACAAGCACAAGCACAAGCACAAGCACAAGCACAGGCACAGGCACAGGCACAGGCACAGGCACAGGCACAGGCACAGGCACAGGCACAGGCACAGGCACAGGCACAGGCTGCTGCCGCTGCCAAAGCTGCTGCGCAGGTCGCCGCCAATAACCAGTCTGCAAATACCGGCATCAATCCCGGTCCAAACACCGGGCAGCAAAACAATGGCTCTGCTACCACGCCGGGCAATGGCAGTAATCAGGGGAATAAATCTGACCCGTTCAGCCTGCCTAAAAATATTACCGGTGGTGACCTGGCTAACCGGGCCAGGGACCAGGCACGCGGGCTCGATGTCCTGCGTGGTACGCCGCCTTTGCCACGTAATGACGCAGAAGAAAAACCGCGTCGCCGCAGCCTGTTTGGCAGCCAGGACAAAGATGTTCCCTTGCGTTTGTACATCGATAGCTGGAAGCAAAAAATCGAGCGCAATGGCAATCTGAACTATTCGCAGATTTCCAAAGACAGGGCGCGTGGCGACCCTGTAGTGGTGGTTTCCATACGTAGTGATGGTAGCGTCGAAGAAATCACTATCTTGCGTTCCAGTGGGCGTGCCGACATCGATGAGGCAGTACGCCGTATCGTCCGCGTGAATGCCAAATACGCCGCCTTCCCGCCGAATATCGCAGCTCAGTATGACGTTATAGAAATACGCCGTATCTGGAATTTTGACGACAATCTGAGATTGATAGAAGAGCTGCGCTAG
- the ylqF gene encoding ribosome biogenesis GTPase YlqF, with the protein MSIQWFPGHMNAARKKAAETMENTDLVIEVQDARIPQASCNPMVESLRTFRQRPCLKILNKADLADPNATKAWLDFYNAQKGVFAVALSCKKPSDVAKVPGLALKLAPHRGVPTKPLRMMIMGIPNVGKSTLMNALLKKRVANVGDEPAVTKTQQRLYLGKNMILTDTPGMLWPKIEHPTDGLMLAASHAVGVNALIEEEIATFLAEQLLIHYPKFITARYGFPVEGIDAVSVIEGVAKKRGYKLKGGDWDYEKASHTLLLDYRSGALGRVSLETPASREHLLATYVPPVLLGQGKSVQTGMEPEQEDAE; encoded by the coding sequence ATGTCCATACAATGGTTCCCCGGCCACATGAACGCCGCCCGCAAGAAGGCGGCGGAAACCATGGAAAACACCGACCTGGTGATAGAAGTGCAGGATGCCCGCATTCCACAAGCCTCTTGCAATCCCATGGTGGAGTCGCTGCGTACCTTCCGCCAGCGTCCTTGTCTGAAGATCTTGAACAAGGCTGACCTGGCTGACCCGAATGCCACCAAGGCCTGGCTGGATTTCTACAATGCCCAGAAGGGCGTGTTCGCTGTCGCCCTGAGTTGCAAAAAGCCATCTGATGTCGCCAAAGTGCCTGGCCTGGCTTTGAAGCTGGCACCGCACCGCGGCGTGCCGACCAAGCCGCTGCGCATGATGATCATGGGCATACCCAATGTCGGTAAATCGACCTTGATGAATGCCTTGCTCAAGAAACGTGTTGCCAATGTCGGTGACGAGCCCGCCGTGACCAAGACCCAGCAGCGTTTGTACCTGGGCAAGAACATGATTTTGACCGATACCCCCGGCATGCTGTGGCCCAAGATAGAACATCCTACTGACGGTCTGATGCTGGCAGCCAGCCATGCGGTGGGCGTGAATGCGCTGATAGAAGAAGAAATCGCGACATTTTTGGCAGAGCAATTGCTGATTCATTACCCAAAATTTATCACTGCGCGTTATGGCTTTCCGGTCGAAGGTATAGATGCTGTCTCTGTCATTGAGGGCGTGGCCAAGAAACGTGGCTACAAGCTCAAAGGTGGCGACTGGGACTATGAAAAAGCTTCCCACACCCTGTTGCTTGATTACCGCAGCGGCGCCCTGGGCCGCGTGAGCCTGGAAACCCCGGCCAGCCGCGAACATTTGCTGGCGACCTATGTGCCACCAGTCTTGCTCGGGCAGGGCAAGAGTGTGCAGACTGGCATGGAGCCAGAACAGGAAGATGCAGAATGA
- a CDS encoding enoyl-CoA hydratase produces the protein MSTPADSPFVLRKDVAGVSTLTLNRGERFNPLSEEMLAALQSEFKAIAVDENVRVVVLAAAGKAFCAGHDLKQMQAHPSEDYYKSLFQQCSKLMLTIQKLPQPVIARVQGLATAAGCQLVGMCDLAVASDNASFAVSGVNVGLFCSTPAVALSRNVSRKQAMEMLLTGDFIDAQTALQRGLINRVVSTDELDACVAELTASIIAKPALAISMGKQLFYKQLEMGVEAAYQLAGQTMACNMLDGTAQEGVQAFLEKRRPDWT, from the coding sequence ATGAGTACTCCGGCAGACTCGCCTTTTGTATTGCGTAAGGATGTCGCAGGCGTCAGCACCCTGACTTTGAACCGTGGCGAGCGCTTTAACCCCCTGTCTGAAGAAATGCTGGCTGCCTTGCAGTCTGAGTTCAAGGCCATCGCAGTGGATGAAAATGTGCGGGTAGTAGTGCTGGCTGCTGCTGGCAAGGCATTTTGTGCTGGCCATGACCTGAAGCAAATGCAGGCCCATCCATCTGAAGATTATTACAAGAGCCTGTTCCAGCAATGCAGCAAGCTCATGCTGACTATCCAGAAATTACCCCAACCCGTCATCGCCCGTGTGCAGGGCTTGGCGACAGCAGCCGGCTGCCAGCTGGTGGGCATGTGTGATCTGGCTGTTGCCAGTGACAATGCCAGCTTTGCCGTATCTGGCGTGAATGTCGGCCTGTTCTGTTCTACACCCGCTGTTGCCTTGTCGCGTAATGTCTCGCGCAAGCAGGCGATGGAAATGCTGCTGACCGGTGATTTTATCGATGCGCAAACTGCCTTGCAGCGCGGCCTCATCAATCGTGTCGTCAGTACTGATGAGCTCGATGCCTGTGTGGCGGAGCTCACAGCCAGCATCATTGCCAAACCTGCACTGGCCATTAGCATGGGCAAGCAGTTATTCTATAAACAGCTGGAAATGGGTGTGGAAGCCGCCTATCAGCTGGCCGGGCAGACCATGGCCTGCAATATGCTTGATGGGACGGCGCAAGAAGGTGTACAGGCTTTTTTGGAAAAACGCAGGCCCGACTGGACTTGA
- a CDS encoding ABC transporter substrate-binding protein, whose translation MFVKLNRCKAMVRLLLVNLMLCCSVSVHADGNDIVIGQSTALTGILAELGVAHSTGAKAYFDYVNSQGGVNGRKIRLITLDDAYDAKKSLANAKQLIEKEKAVALFGMLGTPANTALLPVLEEANILSFAPVTGADVVRKPFNRRIFNIRAGYTTETEKIIDHLNVRGIKKIGVVVQNNAFGKEGLAGIEQAIAKHQLKLTATVSINSDSSDLDKAVSAMEAADVQTIILITAGKPSSDFIQAFNKKVKGMQYFALSVLASQAGITALGKDGVGVIISQVLPFPYSATTALVREYQKVMGKMNVKEYSYLGIEGFLDAKVFVEAIKRAGKDVNSERLITALEGMGRTDFDGFIVNFSKNNHQGSDYAELTVVSKDGRFLR comes from the coding sequence ATGTTCGTAAAATTAAATCGCTGCAAAGCGATGGTAAGGCTTTTGCTCGTCAATTTGATGTTGTGCTGTAGTGTGAGTGTCCATGCAGATGGGAATGACATCGTCATTGGTCAATCAACTGCATTGACCGGCATCCTGGCTGAACTGGGAGTTGCGCACTCCACCGGTGCCAAAGCCTATTTTGATTATGTGAATTCACAGGGGGGCGTGAATGGCCGCAAGATACGCCTGATCACCCTGGATGATGCATATGACGCCAAGAAGTCACTGGCAAATGCAAAACAGCTTATAGAAAAAGAAAAAGCCGTAGCCCTGTTCGGCATGCTGGGCACACCTGCCAATACCGCCTTGCTGCCAGTGCTGGAAGAAGCCAATATCCTGAGCTTTGCCCCGGTGACCGGTGCTGATGTGGTGCGCAAGCCATTTAACCGCCGCATCTTCAATATCCGCGCGGGTTACACGACAGAGACAGAAAAGATCATTGATCACCTGAACGTGCGTGGCATCAAGAAGATAGGGGTGGTGGTACAGAATAATGCCTTCGGCAAGGAAGGCCTGGCTGGCATAGAACAGGCTATCGCCAAACATCAGTTGAAGTTGACGGCAACAGTCAGTATCAACAGCGATTCTTCTGATCTGGACAAGGCTGTCAGTGCCATGGAAGCGGCCGATGTACAGACTATCATCCTGATCACCGCAGGCAAGCCATCCAGTGATTTTATCCAGGCCTTCAATAAGAAGGTCAAGGGCATGCAGTATTTTGCCCTATCGGTACTGGCATCACAGGCTGGTATTACAGCACTGGGCAAGGACGGTGTGGGCGTCATCATTTCCCAGGTCTTGCCTTTCCCTTACTCTGCCACGACAGCCCTGGTACGTGAATACCAAAAGGTCATGGGCAAGATGAACGTCAAGGAATATTCTTATCTGGGTATAGAAGGTTTTCTGGATGCCAAGGTGTTTGTCGAAGCCATCAAGCGCGCAGGCAAGGATGTCAACAGCGAGCGTCTGATCACGGCATTAGAGGGTATGGGACGTACTGACTTTGATGGCTTTATCGTCAACTTTAGCAAGAATAACCACCAGGGTTCTGATTATGCAGAGCTGACTGTAGTGTCCAAAGATGGACGGTTTTTGCGTTAA
- a CDS encoding GntR family transcriptional regulator — MLATPEKTPAFAPKLRAADVAYDAIESMIVTLQLKPGSPVVESELVERTGLGRTPLREALMRMSSNGLIQQMPRRGLIISDIEAAEHMTLIETRRVIERLIGASAARRATPQHRKDIIECADKMLVAAKRNDLNDYMAADQALDHVVHEACRNPSAVAAVIPLIIKCRRFWYAFQHEGDIEEGARCHMLVAKAIAKGNEEQAAKAADGLMDYLESFARKVIG, encoded by the coding sequence ATGCTTGCTACTCCTGAAAAAACACCCGCTTTCGCTCCTAAATTACGCGCAGCCGACGTTGCGTATGATGCGATAGAAAGCATGATAGTCACGCTACAGTTAAAACCTGGCTCACCCGTAGTCGAGTCTGAACTGGTAGAAAGAACCGGCCTGGGCCGCACCCCGCTGCGCGAAGCCCTGATGCGCATGTCATCCAACGGCCTGATACAGCAAATGCCCAGGCGTGGCCTGATCATCAGCGACATCGAAGCTGCCGAGCACATGACGCTGATAGAAACCCGCCGCGTCATCGAACGCCTGATCGGCGCCAGCGCCGCCCGCCGCGCCACGCCACAGCACCGCAAAGACATCATAGAATGCGCCGACAAAATGCTGGTCGCCGCCAAGCGCAATGACCTCAACGACTACATGGCAGCCGACCAGGCCCTCGACCATGTCGTCCACGAAGCCTGCCGCAACCCTTCAGCCGTCGCTGCAGTGATCCCGCTGATCATCAAATGCCGCCGCTTCTGGTACGCCTTCCAGCACGAAGGTGACATAGAAGAAGGCGCCCGCTGTCATATGCTGGTTGCCAAGGCGATTGCCAAAGGGAATGAGGAGCAGGCTGCCAAGGCAGCGGATGGCTTGATGGATTACCTGGAGTCGTTTGCGCGTAAGGTGATTGGGTAG